In Apostichopus japonicus isolate 1M-3 chromosome 3, ASM3797524v1, whole genome shotgun sequence, a single genomic region encodes these proteins:
- the LOC139964067 gene encoding uncharacterized protein: MGVFNVPFIPRGYLGEVDDEWGMPIILGGGGGNGAVQLMRIKSTQLLCAVKTQYIHLNEETAGKNFAREIRILKGLLGLECIPTFFGITLPPDDGPFPAIVQEFVRNGQPYTATSLYDATDKRLITKNNSLQMAMDKCLALRDMHARYWLHCERKSDNILLQTSSVADDTEDLWNDVHSIASWEV, translated from the exons ATGGGAGTTTTTAATGTTCCCTTCATACCACGAGGATACCTGGGGGAGGTTGATGATGAGTGGGGTATGCCCATCATTCtaggaggaggaggtggtaaTGGGGCTGTACAACTGATGAGGATCAAATCTACTCAATTACTTTGTGCAGTCAAGACCCAGTACATACATCTGAATGAAGAAACTGCTGGTAAg AACTTTGCACGTGAAATCAGAATTTTGAAAGGATTACTAGGCTTGGAGTGCATTCCAACATTTTTCGGCATCACTTTGCCCCCAGATGATGGACCTTTTCCTGCTATCGTGCAAGAGTTCGTCAGAAACGGTCAACCGTACACTGCAACGTCACTCTATGATGCCACAGACAAGCGTCTTATCACCAAAAATAATTCTTTACAGATGGCGATGGATAAATGTTTGGCTCTGAGGGACATGCACGCCAGATATTGGTTGCATTGTGAAAGAAAATCGGACAACATTCTGTTGCAGACATCGAGTGTCGCAGACGATACTGAAGACCTCTGGAATGACGTCCACAGCATTGCATCATGGGAAGTCTAG
- the LOC139964062 gene encoding solute carrier family 35 member G1-like, with protein MGFVWFWEENSRSHFSKERENILFLASKPVVAMEEEPGETSLELPANSNSVFGEESPMRMSDCDDFRDSNSTCTVTEEYIVTNMLRRIFTKGILFAFGGVFFLTVGDICLSILTERMDSLFIIAVYSPLGSAMSFVSILVLRLPTPSGRQSYALLLLYGASMCLCINFIVGAVGLAPVADAISIVNCSPVFSAILGCIVLKQFLKVVDILLITVCIVGVVLIARPSFFFRNSTAVRADGEMVGIIFATLGAFSLALSFIWVRKLSDLGVDRLWMMLVGNIFIFIVNVGLCFLFEKWALPDPFYYLFIIVLYAACNFLAQICIYSALRRERVVNVAVILTFEIALLYILQVFFLKIASNWLTAVGALLITFSCFGMTLHQVDSRPTVSE; from the exons ATGGGATTTGTTTGGTTTTGGGAGGAGAATAGCAGGAGCCATTTTTCGAAGGAGAGGGAAAATATCCTTTTTTTA GCAAGCAAACCAGTTGTTGCAATGGAAGAGGAACCAGGAGAGACAAGCTTGGAGCTTCCCGCGAATTCCAACTCTGTCTTTGGGGAAGAATCCCCAATGCGCATGAGCGATTGTGACGACTTTCGCGACAGCAACTCAACTTGCACAGTAACAGAGGAATATATCGTGACGAACATGCTCCGGAGGATTTTCACGAAGGGAATATTATTCGCATTTGGTGGTGTCTTCTTCTTAACTGTTGGAGATATATGTCTATCGATTTTAACCGAACGGATGGATTCCTTATTCATCATCGCTGTTTACTCGCCTTTAGGGTCGGCAATGTCGTTCGTTTCCATCTTGGTTTTGAGACTACCTACTCCAAGCGGTAGACAATCGTACGCGTTACTGTTGCTCTATGGTGCGTCGATGTGTCTATGTATAAACTTCATTGTCGGGGCAGTCGGTCTGGCTCCTGTCGCTGATGCAATCTCCATCGTTAACTGTTCACCAGTTTTTAGCGCCATTTTGGGATGTATCGTTCTGAAGCAATTCTTGAAGGTGGTGGATATTCTACTGATTACCGTGTGTATTGTAGGTGTCGTACTCATCGCGAGACCGTCGTTTTTCTTCCGCAATTCCACCGCAGTGCGCGCAGACGGAGAAATGGTCGGTATCATATTTGCGACTCTCGGCGCATTTTCCTTGGCGCTTTCTTTCATATGGGTTAGGAAATTGTCGGATTTAGGTGTCGATCGCCTTTGGATGATGTTAGTCGGTAATATATTCATCTTCATCGTTAACGTTGGATTGTGTTTTTTATTCGAGAAATGGGCTTTACCAGATCCATTTTATTACTTATTCATCATCGTGTTATATGCTGCGTGTAATTTTCTCGCCCAGATTTGTATATACTCCGCTCTGCGCAGAGAACGGGTGGTAAACGTAGCGGTGATATTaacattcgaaatagctttgctTTATATACTACAAGTATTTTTCCTTAAAATTGCTTCTAATTGGTTAACCGCCGTTGGTGCGCTACTGATTACGTTTTCCTGTTTTGGCATGACGCTCCATCAGGTCgatagtaggcctactgtgtcaGAGTAG
- the LOC139963990 gene encoding uncharacterized protein, which produces MCMMANSRRINTIHERLNQTRQEPVFMRRMLRVVDDCVRLSSSDNVPNETLDYCILRLEALERSVQRARGTVVDDRTYDDLNELLKGLIEEFHKGKHDNIVHTGYQAERTLQTRGAPKYNISRDQLSFLLHCGFGTSRISELLGISVSTVKRRIRTFELQSQAEYSAIGDDELDNFVRQEISSNHRIGPNAVRARLFSHQHRIQRWRVRESMLRVDPGGAALRTAPSMQRRTYSVAGPNSLWHIDGNHKLVRWKMVIHGGIDGFSRLIVFLHASNNNRKETVFEHFVTATTLCGIPSRIRVDHGGENNDICDAMELLRGPNRGSAIRGRSVHNQRIERNWVDLWNGATHFFYDLFHFMEQSHHLDVDNHTHMWALHYIFLPRLNAELKAFVDQWNNHGLRTEGHQTPMQLFVGHALELSNARLTAMEDIFRSTDTQAVLFDGEEWDDQGIVAVDELWCPLEEEAVQRLRESINPLSENDQLGISSYLNVLTFIHEHMQR; this is translated from the exons ATGTGTATGATGGCAAATTCACGACGAATCAATACAATTCACGAACGCCTTAATCAGACAAGACAAGAACCTGTTTTTATGAGGCGTATGTTACGTGTTGTGGATGATTGTGTGCGACTATCCTCATCTGATAATGTCCCGAACGAGACACTAGATTACTGCATTTTAAG ACTTGAAGCATTGGAGAGAAGTGTCCAGCGTGCACGTGGAACTGTTGTAGATGATAGAACGTATGATGACCTCAATGAATTACTCAAAGGACTCATTGAAGAATTTCACAAAGGGAAGCATGATAATATTG TTCACACAGGTTATCAAGCTGAAAGGACATTACAAACAAGAGGGGCTCCAAAATACAACATCAGCAGAGATCAACTTTCATTTCTTCTCCATTGTGGCTTTGGCACATCAAGGATATCAGAACTGCTGGGAATTTCAGTGAGCACAGTAAAAAGAAGAATAAG AACATTTGAATTACAATCTCAAGCTGAATATAGTGCCATCGGTGATGATGAACTTGACAACTTTGTACGGCAGGAGATAAGTAGCAACCATAGGATAGGTCCAAATGCTGTGAGAGCCAGACTCTTCTCACACCAACATAGAATTCAGAGATGGAGAGTTCGTGAAAGCATGTTACGAGTTGACCCTGGTGGAGCAGCATTAAGAACAGCTCCATCAATGCAGCGCCGAACATATAGTGTTGCTGGGCCCAATTCCCTTTGGCATATTGATGGAAACCATAAACTGGTTAG GTGGAAGATGGTTATCCATGGAGGTATAGATGGATTTAGCAGGCTAATTGTTTTCCTGCATGCATCtaacaacaacagaaaagaGACGGTGTTTGAACATTTTGTCACTGCTACAACTCTCTGTGGTATTCCTTCTCGAATTCGAGTTGATCATGGAGGGGAAAATAATGATATCTGTGATGCTATGGAGCTACTCAGAGGACCCAACAGAGGTTCTGCAATACGTGGTCGTAGTGTCCACAACCAACGAATCGAGCGGAACTGGGTAGATCTTTGGAATGGAGCTACACATTTTTTCTATGATTTATTTCACTTCATGGAACAGAGTCACCACCTAGATGTAGATAACCATACACACATGTGggcattacattacatttttttgCCTCGTCTAAATGCAGAGCTCAAAGCATTTGTAGACCAGTGGAACAACCATGGTCTACGTACAGAAGGTCATCAAACACCAATGCAGCTTTTTGTTGGCCATGCTTTGGAACTTAGTAATGCAAGATTAACTGCAATGGAGGATATATTTAGATCCACAGATACTCAAGCAGTGTTGTTTGATGGTGAAGAGTGGGATGATCAAGGAATTGTGGCTGTTGATGAGCTTTGGTGTCCACTGGAAGAGGAAGCCGTGCAGAGATTGAGAGAATCAATCAATCCACTTTCTGAAAATGACCAACTTGGAATTAGTTCATACTTGAATGTGCTAACATTTATTCACGAACACATGCAAAGATAA
- the LOC139963981 gene encoding uncharacterized protein — translation MTVTTEQHKMDPNRIQEFQQRLHNLSNRVANRPHSPHHSSVMPTTSRNFPTDFVAEFNNFQRVPIAVSRRPQQAEKKQKTYTNTYILVRSGTTKNNVKGTNVDTSQGYKKKLCLPLQLSCTNFLMRLRQEFPSLEGVQFELCRCGPASSGRKLEPFPEGVNCPHAIKTWVGLKRSCIYIRPLTEVQHNANEAVDEATNEDEVGTSTICSDCGRTFVEDACLVCQQDAEFQESLIADQNTGLPDVLETGDPLPKEEHQNRDQLANLLQRRSQMLDPEDESPFGFPVKFILPSGTHRLRRVTQDSTVDELMLFVGCQSSATKAFTIACPGGQPSFKNVEDIPSNKKKLKDLGITRPTTFTVSWIDDDGEMEENNSTDEEGSTFVDAGTPSVQFKSAQAGVLPTIQRPAPSVTSTPPVLTSNPPSQTHALIYSTPRPPSSPRPTSSPRQPPSPRQPSSPRQPSSPRQPSSPRQPSSPRQPPSPRQPPSPRQPSSPRQPSSPRPPSSPRPPPSPRQPSSPRSPSPPPEWVPTPRFFTVRRNYIEKDMLELFRDADVECIFRIKFFGEEGVDAKGIFRDALTEFWQTVSARYFVGDGQFIPTVHPHLTPRDFKTMGKILYIGFNSVGYFPIQFSKACLISAIYGDNEVCDDLLMEGFVATLSRNEGDVLRKALDMHAFDEDTLETLLVLFGRLGVTCQITPETLSAITLQCAKVELIQKPSFALASMDLEILFEIQEFRTISGIIDLYNSLQPTGKSVAKSLKAEPENSLQQKVLEYLIRAVRSFEGELLMKFLRFCTGSDAMAVPNIEVYFNSFVGLQRRFVAHTCTSTLEVPVSYTSYKEFKNELVRQLNSDFWEIGFV, via the exons ATTCAACAATTTCCAACGTGTCCCCATAGCTGTATCGAGAAGACCACAACAAGCggagaaaaaacagaaaacttaCACAAATACTTACATTTTAGTCAGATCGGGCACAACGAAAAACAATGTCAAAGGTACAAATG TTGACACCAGCCAAGGTTATAAAAAGAAATTATGCCTTCCTTTGCAGCTGTCTTGCACAAACTTTTTAATGCGCCTGAGACAAGAATTTCCATCTCTGGAAGGTGTTCAGTTTGAATTGTGTCGCTGTGGACCAGCAAGCAGTGGCAGAAAGCTGGAACCTTTCCCAGAAGGTGTTAATTGCCCTCATGCCATCAAGACGTGGGTTGGGCTTAAACGCTCATGCATTTATATAAGACCACTTACAGAG GTTCAACATAATGCTAATGAGGCTGTTGATGAGGCTACTAATGAGGATGAAGTTGGAACCTCCACG atatgcTCAGACTGTGGAAGAACATTTGTTGAAGATGCTTGTCTTGTTTGCCAGCAGGATGCAGAGTTTCAGGAATCCCTGATTGCAGATCAAAATACAGGG CTTCCAGATGTACTTGAAACAGGGGATCCTTTGCCAAAAGAAGAACACCAAAATCGAGATCAGCTT GCAAACCTGCTGCAGAGACGGTCACAAATGCTCGATCCAGAGGATGAATCGCCATTTGGATTCCCAGTTAAGTTTATACTGCCAAGTGGTACCCACAGATTAAGAAGAGTTACTCAGGACAGCACTGTTGAT GAACTGATGCTATTTGTAGGGTGTCAATCCTCTGCAACGAAGGCCTTCACAATAGCCTGCCCTGGGGGACAACCAAGCTTCAAAAATGTGGAGGATATTCCCAGCAATAAAAAAAAGCTGAAGGATCTTGGAATAACAAGGCCTACAACTTTTACAGTATCATGGATTGATGAT GATGGAGAGATGGAGGAAAATAATTCCACTGATGAAGAGGGAAGTACATTTGTTGATGCAGGAACACCAAGT GTCCAGTTCAAATCAGCACAAGCTGGAGTCCTCCCAACAATTCAAAGGCCTGCACCAAGTGTCACATCGACGCCACCAGTCTTGACGTCGAACCCGCC GTCACAAACTCATGCATTGATATACTCAACACCAAGACCACCATCCTCACCAAGACCAACATCCTCACCAAGACAACCACCCTCACCAAGACAACCATCCTCACCAAGACAACCATCCTCACCAAGACAACCATCCTCACCAAGACAACCATCCTCACCAAGACAACCACCCTCACCAAGACAACCACCCTCACCAAGACAACCATCCTCACCAAGACAACCATCCTCACCAAGACCACCATCCTCACCAAGACCACCACCCTCACCAAGACAACCATCCTCACCAAGATCTCCATCACCACCACCAGAATGGGTACCAACCCCAAG GTTTTTCACTGTGAGAAGAAATTACATTGAAAAAGATATGCTGGAATTGTTCAGAGATGCCGATGTGGAGTGCATATTTAGAATTAAATTTTTTGGAGAAGAGGGTGTGGATGCTAAAGGCATATTTAGGGATGCACTGACAGAGTTCTGGCAGACAGTTTCTGCTAGATACTTTGTAGGTGATGGTCAGTTTATACCCACAGTTCACCCACATCTTACCCCAAGAGATTTTAAAACTATGGGGAAAATCCTGTATATTGGATTTAATAGTGTGGGGTACTTCCCCATACAGTTTAGCAAAGCATGCCTCATATCTGCAATTTATGGCGATAATGAAGTCTGTGATGATCTGCTGATGGAGGGCTTTGTTGCAACTCTCAGTAGGAATGAAGGTGATGTTTTGAGGAAGGCACTTGACATGCATGCATTTGATGAAGACACCCTTGAAACATTGTTGGTGTTGTTTGGAAGGCTGGGTGTCACCTGCCAAATCACACCAGAAACACTTTCGGCCATCACATTACAATGTGCAAAGGTTGAACTTATCCAGAAGCCCAGTTTTGCCCTTGCTTCAATGGATCttgaaattttgtttgaaattcaAGAATTCAGAACAATTTCTGGcattattgatttatacaaCTCTCTACAACCGACTGGTAAGAGTGTAGCAAAGTCCCTGAAAGCTGAGCCTGAGAACAGCCTACAGCAAAAGGTTTTGGAGTACCTCATCAGAGCTGTAAGATCTTTTGAAGGGGAACTTCTCATGAAGTTTCTGAGATTTTGTACAGGGAGTGATGCTATGGCAGTGCCAAATATAGAGGTTTATTTTAATTCATTCGTTGGTCTTCAGCGACGGTTTGTCGCTCATACATGTACCAGCACTCTTGAGGTACCTGTGAGTTACACCAGTTACAAGGAGTTTAAGAATGAACTGGTACGCCAGTTAAACTCAGACTTCTGGGAAATTGGCTTTGTGTAA